In Aminobacterium sp. MB27-C1, a single genomic region encodes these proteins:
- a CDS encoding threonine synthase, translating into MGYPLELKCVLCGKTFKLEEVKYTCPFCGQDGTLDVLYDYDEVAQSFSRERLKKDSSPSLWRYAPLLPVINSEHIPSLSVGWTPLYMSKKVAETYGVSAVFIKDDGRNPTGSLKDRASAVGVAKALDFGYTTIACASTGNAASSLSGFAAVSGLPSFIFVPEKAPEAKITQLLVYGATVVLVEGDYSDAFDLAAAAIDRYGWYNRSCAINPYLVEGKKTCALEIAEQLGWQVPDRIFISVGDGCCIGGLYKGFWDLLNIGFIDRIPKIVGVQAEHAAPIYEAFKAGSERVLFGPVQTVADSISVGAPKNWAKALRAVRKSNGDMVVVSDEEILSAIPELARSTGVFGEPAGAAAFAGFRKMAMAGMLESSESVAVVVTGNGLKDISNARKAAGAPLSAPPDIDAFEEILNAHL; encoded by the coding sequence ATGGGATATCCGTTAGAATTGAAGTGTGTTCTATGTGGAAAAACCTTTAAGCTTGAAGAAGTAAAATATACGTGTCCTTTTTGTGGGCAAGATGGAACACTGGACGTACTTTATGATTATGATGAAGTGGCGCAATCTTTCTCCCGTGAACGTCTGAAAAAAGATTCTTCTCCTTCTTTATGGCGTTATGCTCCCCTGCTTCCTGTTATCAATTCTGAACATATTCCTTCTTTATCCGTAGGTTGGACACCTCTCTATATGAGCAAAAAGGTGGCGGAGACCTATGGAGTTTCGGCTGTTTTTATAAAAGATGACGGCAGAAATCCCACTGGGTCTCTCAAAGATCGTGCAAGTGCCGTTGGCGTAGCAAAAGCTCTTGATTTTGGATATACAACAATCGCATGTGCCTCTACGGGAAATGCGGCTAGTTCTCTTTCAGGATTTGCAGCGGTGTCGGGGCTTCCCAGTTTTATTTTTGTGCCGGAAAAAGCTCCAGAAGCAAAAATTACACAGCTTCTTGTTTATGGAGCTACTGTTGTTCTTGTAGAAGGAGATTATAGCGATGCTTTTGACTTGGCAGCTGCCGCTATCGATCGTTACGGTTGGTACAACAGAAGTTGCGCTATAAATCCTTACCTTGTAGAGGGGAAAAAGACGTGTGCGTTAGAGATAGCCGAGCAATTAGGATGGCAAGTCCCCGATCGTATTTTTATTTCTGTAGGAGATGGTTGTTGTATTGGTGGATTATATAAGGGGTTTTGGGATCTGCTGAATATCGGGTTTATTGACCGTATTCCCAAAATAGTTGGAGTTCAGGCTGAACATGCAGCGCCAATTTATGAGGCTTTTAAAGCTGGTTCTGAGAGGGTTTTATTTGGCCCTGTTCAGACTGTTGCCGATAGTATTTCTGTGGGAGCACCCAAGAATTGGGCAAAAGCTCTTCGCGCTGTTCGAAAAAGTAACGGAGATATGGTTGTTGTTTCGGACGAAGAAATTCTTTCTGCTATACCCGAATTAGCTCGATCAACTGGAGTCTTTGGTGAGCCGGCAGGTGCCGCTGCTTTTGCTGGTTTTAGAAAGATGGCAATGGCAGGAATGCTTGAGAGTTCCGAGAGCGTAGCGGTTGTAGTAACAGGTAACGGTTTGAAAGATATTTCAAATGCAAGAAAAGCTGCTGGGGCGCCTCTTTCTGCACCTCCTGATATAGATGCTTTTGAAGAAATCCTGAACGCCCATCTTTGA
- a CDS encoding YgeY family selenium metabolism-linked hydrolase codes for MVLSGKRQTDLIRLCQELIRRPSLSGKEREVALFTAEIMRSVGYDDVTIDAYGNVIGRIFFATPGKRLLFESQMDHVDPGIPTDWSYYPYGAFIKNGCIYGRGASDQKGCLAAMIMAGAALKEDQHKNLQGEIVVAGTVFQERFEGISSRAVALSYPPDFVVIGEASQLEVERGQRGRAEIVIETQGRMAHSAQPEYGTNAADAMTRILSSIHCSFKPDSDPYLGQGILVLTNLRTFPEFTNGMVPQVCKATYDLRLLPYDTPEKILDRLQIIVNTKKNDMEGIRALIYISATEDRCYTGAPIRGKHFARAWVLPEDSFYLKKVLEGVEKAGLAPRLSESPGFGTNGCYYAGEMGIPTVAFGPSCRELAHTVDEYIEIEQLALAYRGYCGIAESILS; via the coding sequence ATGGTTCTCAGTGGAAAACGACAAACTGATTTGATCCGATTATGCCAAGAATTAATCCGAAGGCCGAGTCTCTCAGGAAAAGAGCGGGAAGTTGCACTTTTTACGGCAGAAATAATGCGGTCGGTAGGGTATGATGATGTAACAATAGATGCTTATGGAAATGTAATTGGACGTATTTTTTTTGCCACCCCTGGGAAAAGACTTTTATTTGAATCTCAAATGGATCATGTTGATCCAGGAATCCCGACGGATTGGAGCTATTATCCTTACGGAGCATTTATAAAAAATGGTTGCATTTATGGCCGAGGAGCGTCAGATCAGAAGGGGTGTCTGGCTGCTATGATTATGGCTGGGGCAGCTTTGAAAGAGGATCAGCATAAAAATCTTCAGGGTGAGATTGTTGTTGCAGGAACGGTTTTTCAAGAACGTTTTGAGGGAATCTCATCGCGGGCAGTTGCTCTTTCTTACCCTCCTGATTTTGTAGTTATAGGGGAAGCTTCTCAACTTGAAGTAGAACGTGGGCAGAGAGGTCGAGCTGAAATTGTTATTGAAACACAAGGACGTATGGCCCATTCTGCTCAGCCTGAATACGGAACAAACGCGGCGGACGCTATGACCCGCATTCTTTCTTCTATTCATTGTTCCTTTAAACCTGATTCAGATCCTTATCTTGGACAAGGCATTCTTGTTTTAACGAATCTTCGTACTTTCCCCGAATTTACGAATGGAATGGTGCCTCAAGTCTGTAAAGCTACGTACGATCTTCGTCTTCTTCCTTACGATACTCCCGAAAAAATATTAGATCGACTTCAAATTATTGTTAACACGAAAAAAAACGATATGGAAGGTATTCGCGCCTTAATTTATATATCAGCTACAGAAGATCGCTGTTATACAGGTGCCCCTATACGTGGAAAACATTTTGCCAGAGCATGGGTTTTACCTGAAGACTCTTTCTATTTGAAAAAAGTTTTAGAAGGGGTGGAAAAGGCAGGGCTTGCTCCTCGTCTTTCAGAATCTCCTGGTTTCGGAACGAACGGTTGTTACTATGCTGGTGAAATGGGAATTCCTACCGTGGCTTTTGGCCCTTCTTGTCGGGAGTTAGCTCATACTGTTGATGAATATATTGAAATAGAGCAGCTTGCCTTAGCTTATCGAGGGTATTGCGGTATAGCAGAATCTATTCTTTCTTGA
- a CDS encoding LysR family transcriptional regulator produces the protein MNLNQLRVFCSIVEEGSFRLAGEKLFLSQPSVSQYIATLEKSYDVKLFVRRGRSISLTPEGRALYILAQDLLKRVDSIPEKFREMQLLKYGELCIGTTPSCGKTLLPLIISTYRSKFPHIELQIKTATEQALIDMIENDNIELAFWEHNPLLTPSSSLISQTLGRSAFALIAPTGHPWAKSKIVYPEQLLDQHFISYSADTPLHYFVNDFFIKNKLKMPHLIQVDNQELLIQLVSRGFGIGIVMETAARKEVKQKDVVILPLEGLNDINREILIVHSKVKGLTYAGWEMGKIAENIAPQFLY, from the coding sequence ATGAACCTTAATCAATTACGTGTTTTCTGTTCTATTGTTGAGGAGGGATCCTTCCGGCTGGCGGGAGAAAAACTATTTCTCTCACAGCCTTCTGTAAGCCAATACATAGCAACACTTGAAAAATCATATGATGTAAAATTGTTTGTTCGCCGTGGACGCTCTATCTCTCTGACCCCCGAAGGCAGGGCTCTGTACATTCTGGCTCAGGACCTGTTAAAACGAGTAGATTCCATTCCAGAAAAATTTCGGGAAATGCAACTTCTCAAATATGGAGAGCTCTGTATCGGAACGACACCAAGTTGCGGAAAGACACTATTACCTTTAATCATCTCTACATATAGGAGTAAATTTCCTCATATAGAGCTTCAAATTAAAACAGCAACCGAACAAGCCCTTATTGACATGATAGAAAATGACAATATAGAACTTGCCTTTTGGGAACATAATCCTCTTCTCACCCCCTCTTCATCTTTAATAAGCCAAACATTGGGACGAAGCGCTTTTGCTCTTATTGCTCCCACAGGGCATCCTTGGGCAAAATCAAAAATAGTTTACCCAGAGCAATTGTTAGACCAACACTTCATTTCATATAGCGCAGATACGCCATTGCATTACTTTGTAAATGATTTCTTCATCAAAAATAAATTGAAAATGCCCCATTTAATTCAAGTAGATAATCAAGAACTGCTTATTCAACTTGTTTCGAGAGGTTTTGGTATCGGCATTGTAATGGAAACAGCGGCAAGAAAAGAAGTGAAGCAAAAGGATGTAGTGATACTCCCTCTGGAGGGACTTAATGATATAAACCGTGAGATATTGATCGTTCATTCAAAAGTAAAGGGGTTAACTTATGCAGGGTGGGAGATGGGGAAAATAGCAGAAAATATAGCGCCTCAGTTTTTATATTAA
- the pepF gene encoding oligoendopeptidase F: MLYQQENNSAFSGVLPKREDMDSMYMWKLEDIYISIEKWEEDFKNLEKMLPRFQEYQGHLFESPQKLFESIQLMENAEIIMGKLYAYAVMKSHEDTSKEIYQALADRAGSLLTKLSAAVSFYTPEILSAEDGLLQSFINQSSDLKKYVFFFENILRMRPHTLSQSEEELLARAGEVARGPEEIFSLFTNADMKFPTVVDEKGNEVELSEERYIRFIRSKDRRVRQDAYESLFDTYSKYKNSLAAMYSSSVKSDLFYAQSRKYESCLEGALDSDHIPLSVYDAVVDTIRENLAPLHEYVALRKEVLEVPELRMHDLYVPLVDEPHKDISYDEACSMVLKGLEPLGKEYLSILKHGFESSWIDVYENQGKRKGAYSWGSYGTHPYVLLNYNGTINDVFTIAHEMGHSIHTWYSHKNQPFIYADYTIFLAEVASTTNEALLLHYLIENSTDRNTRIYLLNYFLEQIRTTVYRQAMFADFERTSHSMAEKGDPLTADRLSTIWHDLNVAYYGPSISVDNRIDIEWARIPHFYSAFYVYKYVTGYAAATSLSQQILNDGEIKRTRYLDFLKQGSSSYSINILKNAGVDMTSSAPLEETIAVFKEKMAELKELLG; encoded by the coding sequence ATGCTTTATCAACAAGAAAATAATTCAGCTTTTTCCGGAGTGCTCCCTAAAAGAGAAGATATGGATTCTATGTATATGTGGAAATTAGAGGATATTTATATTTCTATTGAAAAATGGGAAGAAGACTTTAAAAATCTCGAAAAAATGTTGCCTCGTTTTCAAGAGTATCAGGGGCATCTTTTCGAATCTCCCCAAAAATTGTTTGAGAGTATTCAACTTATGGAAAATGCCGAAATTATAATGGGGAAGCTTTATGCATACGCAGTAATGAAAAGTCATGAGGATACGTCAAAAGAAATCTATCAGGCATTGGCAGATAGGGCAGGTTCTCTGCTTACCAAATTGTCTGCAGCTGTTTCTTTTTATACCCCAGAGATTTTATCTGCAGAGGATGGTCTTTTGCAGAGCTTCATAAACCAGTCTTCGGACTTGAAGAAATACGTTTTTTTCTTTGAAAATATTTTACGAATGAGACCTCATACTCTCTCTCAATCTGAGGAAGAATTGCTTGCTCGCGCTGGAGAAGTGGCCCGAGGACCAGAAGAGATATTCTCTCTTTTTACCAACGCAGATATGAAATTTCCCACTGTCGTTGACGAAAAGGGAAATGAAGTGGAACTCAGTGAGGAAAGGTACATTCGGTTTATTCGCTCAAAAGATCGTCGTGTTCGCCAAGACGCTTATGAAAGCCTTTTTGATACGTACAGCAAGTATAAAAATTCTTTGGCAGCCATGTATAGTTCAAGCGTCAAAAGCGACCTTTTTTATGCTCAATCAAGAAAATATGAAAGTTGTCTGGAGGGGGCTCTTGATTCAGATCATATCCCCTTGTCGGTTTACGATGCTGTTGTAGATACTATTCGTGAAAATCTCGCTCCTCTTCATGAATATGTGGCTTTGAGAAAAGAGGTTCTCGAGGTTCCTGAGTTGCGCATGCACGATCTTTATGTTCCCCTCGTTGATGAACCGCATAAAGATATTTCTTACGATGAGGCGTGCTCTATGGTTTTAAAGGGATTAGAACCTCTTGGAAAAGAGTATCTGTCGATTTTAAAGCATGGATTTGAATCTAGCTGGATTGATGTTTATGAAAACCAGGGGAAAAGAAAGGGTGCCTATTCGTGGGGGAGTTATGGAACTCATCCCTATGTTTTGCTGAATTATAATGGCACCATTAATGACGTTTTTACTATTGCTCATGAAATGGGACACTCTATCCATACGTGGTATTCTCATAAGAATCAGCCCTTTATCTATGCGGATTACACTATATTTTTAGCAGAAGTTGCTTCGACTACAAATGAAGCGTTGTTACTTCATTATCTTATTGAGAACTCTACAGACCGAAACACTCGAATCTATTTATTGAATTACTTCCTTGAACAGATACGTACAACTGTATATCGTCAGGCCATGTTTGCAGATTTTGAGCGAACATCTCACTCTATGGCAGAAAAAGGAGATCCCCTTACGGCAGATCGTCTATCTACTATATGGCATGATCTTAATGTTGCTTATTATGGGCCGTCTATCTCTGTTGATAATCGTATTGATATTGAATGGGCGCGAATTCCCCATTTCTATTCTGCCTTTTATGTGTATAAGTACGTTACGGGATATGCTGCTGCAACATCTCTTTCACAACAGATTTTGAATGATGGGGAAATAAAAAGAACCCGCTATCTTGATTTCTTGAAACAGGGAAGTTCTTCTTATTCCATTAATATTCTTAAAAATGCGGGAGTAGATATGACATCATCTGCACCTCTCGAAGAAACAATTGCTGTTTTTAAAGAAAAGATGGCAGAGCTTAAAGAGTTACTTGGATAA
- a CDS encoding flavin reductase family protein produces MKKTIGIQMPLYPAPVLIIGNYDEKGKPNVMTAAWGGICCSVPPCITISVQKIRYSYKNILDRKAFTVNIPSDKYVKEADFFGMVSGRDHDKFEETKLTPIRGEKVDAPYIEEFPISIECRLVHTLELGTHVMFVGEVLNALASEECLANDGYPDPTLVQPVIFSPKFRHYYALGSDLGEAYKLGKFFIK; encoded by the coding sequence ATGAAAAAAACTATTGGCATTCAGATGCCACTCTATCCGGCACCTGTTCTTATTATCGGGAATTATGACGAAAAAGGCAAGCCGAATGTTATGACAGCTGCGTGGGGAGGTATATGTTGCTCTGTGCCTCCTTGTATAACTATCTCTGTGCAGAAGATTCGTTATAGCTACAAAAATATTCTGGATAGGAAGGCTTTTACCGTCAATATACCGTCTGATAAATATGTGAAAGAAGCAGATTTTTTTGGTATGGTTTCAGGGCGCGATCATGATAAATTTGAGGAAACCAAACTTACTCCAATTCGGGGAGAAAAAGTAGATGCTCCCTATATTGAAGAGTTTCCCATCTCCATTGAATGTCGGTTAGTACACACTCTTGAGCTAGGAACTCATGTAATGTTTGTTGGGGAGGTCCTTAATGCATTGGCCAGTGAAGAGTGTCTTGCCAATGATGGCTATCCAGATCCGACTCTTGTTCAGCCTGTAATATTTTCTCCGAAATTTCGCCACTACTATGCTTTAGGTTCTGATTTGGGAGAAGCATATAAATTAGGAAAGTTTTTCATTAAATAA
- a CDS encoding Hsp20/alpha crystallin family protein yields the protein MKRYLARRPLDRVFPSTFFSSPMENMMKNMFRSFDDVMSSFPWNEESASTSMTPRGDMYRKDGKIIAELELPGVDPAQVDLKIYHDRLVLNVVKKDERQIEDENYYRAERYYGNISRILQFPEEVDPESAKASYKNGILTIEITEKKQPEKYKSIEIKNEETN from the coding sequence ATGAAACGATATTTAGCTCGGAGGCCTTTAGACAGAGTGTTTCCTTCAACTTTTTTTAGTTCTCCCATGGAGAATATGATGAAAAACATGTTTAGGAGTTTTGATGACGTGATGTCATCTTTCCCATGGAATGAAGAGTCAGCTTCGACATCCATGACTCCTCGTGGTGATATGTACAGGAAAGACGGCAAGATTATTGCGGAGCTTGAGCTACCAGGAGTAGATCCTGCCCAGGTCGACTTAAAAATCTACCACGATAGACTCGTTCTTAATGTGGTGAAAAAAGACGAACGGCAAATAGAAGACGAGAATTACTACAGAGCCGAAAGATACTATGGAAATATTTCCCGTATCTTGCAATTTCCCGAAGAAGTGGATCCGGAAAGTGCAAAAGCTTCGTACAAAAATGGTATTTTGACCATAGAAATCACAGAAAAGAAACAACCAGAAAAATATAAAAGTATTGAGATAAAGAACGAAGAGACCAACTAA
- a CDS encoding encapsulin-associated ferritin-like protein gives MQYTEPVEHLDNTTRRCAMVLKSLQEELEAINWYNQRVAATEDDELKSLLGHNRDEEIEHAAMLIEWLRRNMPGWDNELRQYLFTERPLLQVEEGASDSPSKTEESLSGTLNIGSLKR, from the coding sequence ATGCAGTATACGGAACCAGTAGAACATCTGGACAACACTACTCGTCGCTGCGCTATGGTGCTCAAAAGTTTACAGGAAGAACTAGAAGCCATTAACTGGTATAACCAGAGGGTTGCCGCTACTGAAGACGACGAACTCAAATCTTTACTGGGACATAACAGAGATGAAGAAATTGAACATGCGGCTATGCTCATTGAGTGGCTACGGCGAAATATGCCTGGATGGGATAATGAATTACGCCAATATCTTTTTACAGAAAGGCCTTTACTCCAAGTAGAAGAAGGTGCATCCGACTCTCCATCGAAAACAGAGGAATCTTTATCAGGAACCTTGAATATTGGCAGTCTTAAAAGATAA
- a CDS encoding family 1 encapsulin nanocompartment shell protein: MDILRRTTEMVSQEAWHEMDEQAKRVLESHLSARKFIDVAPPKGWDYAAHPCGRLEVQSETETTKNNVAYGIHQVLPLVEPRITFDLDLWELDNITRGLKNPDLAPLEEAARNIAIFEERAIYEGLPSAGIVGLAEAAKDRMMPMTDTSSVRGIMDAISSALYRFQKDAVEGPYALVASPELWKIIYSVSECYPLIKNIKEVLNGPVILSTHEKESFLVSTRGDDMELVIGQDLSLGFVGNDSRKGTFFFTESFTFRVINPEAIIPLRIS, encoded by the coding sequence ATGGATATACTTCGAAGAACAACAGAAATGGTCAGTCAAGAGGCTTGGCATGAAATGGATGAGCAGGCCAAACGGGTTTTAGAATCGCACCTTTCAGCACGAAAGTTCATTGACGTTGCTCCTCCCAAAGGTTGGGATTATGCTGCCCATCCATGTGGCCGCCTTGAAGTGCAATCAGAAACGGAAACGACAAAAAATAACGTAGCCTACGGCATTCATCAGGTTCTCCCCTTAGTGGAACCTCGAATTACATTTGATCTTGATTTATGGGAATTAGACAACATAACTCGCGGGCTGAAAAACCCCGATCTCGCCCCTTTAGAAGAAGCAGCTCGAAATATTGCGATCTTTGAAGAACGCGCTATTTATGAAGGCCTACCCTCTGCTGGTATTGTTGGTCTTGCAGAAGCGGCTAAAGACAGAATGATGCCTATGACCGATACTTCTTCTGTACGAGGAATAATGGATGCTATCAGTTCTGCCCTTTACCGTTTTCAAAAAGACGCCGTAGAGGGCCCCTATGCTCTGGTAGCTTCTCCCGAATTATGGAAAATCATTTACTCTGTATCTGAATGCTATCCTCTTATTAAAAATATAAAGGAAGTCCTCAATGGTCCGGTTATTCTTTCCACACATGAGAAAGAATCTTTCCTTGTCTCCACACGAGGGGACGATATGGAACTTGTTATCGGACAAGATCTTTCTCTTGGGTTCGTTGGCAATGATTCACGTAAGGGAACATTCTTCTTTACAGAATCTTTTACATTTAGAGTAATTAACCCTGAAGCTATCATTCCTCTTAGAATCTCGTAG
- a CDS encoding ATP-grasp domain-containing protein: protein MEGLYEEERENPLPLTKKEVNIIGITYNLRQEAQMGEPDDKYEEYDCLETVESLCTEVTRLGFQVFLFEQNEFLVQKLESVAPDFVLNIAEGVGNFRGRESQVPCILESLGIPFSGSDSTSLAIGLDKVLTTHVLRASNVPVPESYVVRSTEDLDKARQLFSVSKRCIVKPRWEGSSKGIFLDSVVNTPQKMEECIERVWKRYDQPAVVEAFLPGVEITAGVAGNSNPECIGMMTISPVNKTKTFLYSLEEKRNYLERIRYNGPETISANLRQKVAKLAVEAFKALELRDIARIDFRLDESGEPRVIDINPLPGLSPAYSDLPILYRLSGGEYTHLIKMLLREAFSRYNLSAACLKKQELQREKAL from the coding sequence ATGGAAGGGTTATATGAAGAGGAACGAGAGAATCCTCTACCTCTCACGAAAAAAGAAGTAAACATTATTGGCATTACCTATAACTTACGTCAGGAAGCCCAAATGGGAGAACCTGATGACAAGTATGAAGAATATGACTGCCTGGAAACCGTGGAATCACTCTGTACAGAAGTGACCCGTCTCGGATTTCAGGTATTTCTTTTTGAACAGAATGAATTCCTCGTACAGAAACTTGAATCCGTTGCTCCGGATTTTGTATTGAATATAGCCGAAGGGGTAGGAAACTTCAGAGGAAGAGAGTCGCAGGTACCATGCATTCTCGAAAGTCTTGGCATTCCTTTTAGTGGTTCAGACTCCACATCTTTGGCTATAGGGCTGGATAAAGTTTTGACCACACACGTTCTTCGTGCCTCGAATGTTCCCGTACCGGAAAGCTACGTAGTAAGATCCACAGAAGACTTGGATAAAGCACGCCAGCTATTCTCCGTCAGTAAAAGATGCATAGTAAAACCTCGCTGGGAAGGGTCGTCAAAGGGGATTTTCCTCGACTCAGTTGTAAATACTCCTCAAAAAATGGAAGAGTGTATAGAAAGAGTCTGGAAACGCTACGATCAGCCTGCTGTAGTGGAGGCATTCTTACCTGGTGTTGAGATAACGGCTGGAGTTGCCGGGAATTCCAATCCAGAGTGTATTGGAATGATGACTATTTCGCCAGTAAACAAAACTAAAACCTTTTTGTACTCTCTTGAAGAAAAAAGAAATTATCTCGAGCGAATTCGATATAACGGTCCCGAAACAATCAGTGCCAATCTTCGGCAAAAAGTGGCTAAATTAGCAGTAGAAGCTTTTAAAGCCCTTGAACTTCGTGATATAGCACGAATTGATTTTCGCCTCGACGAAAGTGGAGAACCTCGTGTTATTGATATCAATCCACTGCCTGGATTGTCACCTGCATATAGCGATTTACCCATCCTTTATCGCCTTAGCGGAGGGGAATATACACATCTTATTAAAATGCTCCTTCGCGAGGCCTTCTCACGGTACAACTTAAGTGCCGCCTGCTTGAAAAAACAGGAACTTCAAAGAGAGAAGGCCCTATGA
- a CDS encoding ATP-grasp domain-containing protein has translation MMNTKEQSIEPPGCGQRPVFITAAKENTLRQDLLDSLLCREEVGRALSSEGYFVYNLDIFQADMAHPKHLIEHLKNANPLCIFNLFEGFGSAPWLEATFCELLEKNHIPYTGNPSSALRLCIDKFALQSQLKKEGIPVPLTYYLQTREDIAKIHELRFPLFIKPRSEDGSVGIDSKSLVRNEKELQESVEEKLEMFPKGILAQEFLSGSEYSVSFIGNAPFKTIALWTLDYSRYPNVPAYLSYDAKWDEESPEWNLWPEHVDLSGSIKQNILAMASSAAEVAGCKGYFRVDIREHNGNFFVIDINPNPALTRDSGLARQYVKNGGTYEQLVSEILQLAIENSEKRSGHE, from the coding sequence ATGATGAATACCAAAGAACAATCGATAGAACCTCCTGGTTGCGGTCAACGTCCAGTTTTCATAACTGCCGCTAAGGAAAATACTCTTCGTCAAGATCTTCTCGACAGCCTTTTATGTCGCGAAGAAGTTGGTCGTGCGCTCAGTTCTGAGGGGTATTTTGTCTACAATCTAGACATTTTTCAGGCTGATATGGCTCACCCTAAGCACCTTATAGAGCATCTTAAAAATGCAAATCCATTATGTATTTTTAATCTCTTTGAAGGTTTTGGATCTGCCCCATGGCTTGAAGCTACCTTCTGTGAACTTTTAGAAAAAAACCACATTCCCTACACAGGAAATCCATCATCAGCACTCCGCCTATGTATTGATAAATTTGCCCTTCAGTCTCAACTTAAAAAGGAGGGCATTCCCGTTCCGTTAACATATTACTTACAAACTAGGGAAGATATCGCGAAAATACATGAATTACGTTTTCCGTTGTTTATCAAACCTCGATCAGAAGACGGGAGCGTAGGTATAGACTCAAAATCCTTGGTCCGTAACGAGAAGGAACTTCAAGAAAGTGTTGAAGAAAAGCTGGAGATGTTCCCTAAAGGAATTCTGGCTCAAGAGTTTCTCTCAGGCTCAGAGTACAGCGTAAGTTTTATTGGCAATGCCCCGTTTAAGACAATTGCACTGTGGACCCTTGACTACAGCCGCTATCCAAACGTTCCAGCATATCTATCTTATGATGCTAAATGGGACGAAGAGAGCCCTGAATGGAATCTATGGCCTGAACATGTAGACCTTTCCGGCTCCATAAAGCAAAACATTCTCGCTATGGCCTCTTCGGCCGCAGAGGTTGCAGGTTGTAAAGGATATTTTCGCGTCGATATACGAGAACACAACGGGAATTTTTTCGTTATCGATATTAACCCCAATCCTGCTCTTACACGTGATAGCGGACTGGCCAGACAATATGTAAAAAATGGCGGAACCTATGAACAACTTGTGAGTGAGATACTCCAGCTGGCAATAGAGAACAGTGAAAAGAGGTCAGGTCATGAATAG
- a CDS encoding N-acetyltransferase, whose translation MNSGHLSIDEYLAIAQATKAFTTEECSVLKEVLLEWQAYPSKDYVLLEEYRKGILAGFLIYGATPMTAFAWDLYWIVVSPDFQRQGIGLVLQEKMEAELLNIHKNAVIRVETSGKQAYAGQRHFYVHAGYEESGRIHNFYGEGDDLVIYTKEIKTSC comes from the coding sequence ATGAATAGCGGTCATCTCTCAATCGATGAATATCTTGCCATTGCACAAGCAACAAAGGCTTTTACAACCGAAGAATGCTCTGTATTAAAAGAAGTCCTTTTGGAATGGCAAGCCTATCCATCAAAAGATTATGTACTTTTAGAAGAATATCGAAAGGGAATTCTTGCTGGATTCCTCATTTACGGCGCTACTCCTATGACAGCATTCGCATGGGATTTGTACTGGATTGTTGTGAGCCCTGATTTTCAAAGACAAGGGATTGGATTAGTCCTTCAAGAAAAAATGGAGGCAGAGCTTCTCAATATTCATAAAAATGCGGTTATACGTGTAGAGACATCTGGGAAACAAGCATATGCCGGGCAACGTCACTTTTATGTGCATGCCGGATATGAAGAAAGTGGTCGAATCCACAATTTTTATGGGGAAGGTGATGACCTTGTCATCTACACAAAAGAAATTAAAACCTCGTGTTAA